In the Pseudonocardia cypriaca genome, one interval contains:
- a CDS encoding phage holin family protein has translation MTAPPYPPAGGYPAEPQQPRGTGGAHARPTQTTGRHEDVGDVSLGELVGDVTRDLSTLMRQEFALARAELKQEASKSAKGAGAFGGAGFAGYMTVLFLSIALWWALSHLVGHSWSALIVAVIWGIVAAVLAAVGRRKFREVNPTPERTVDTLKTIPDALKGERGGTP, from the coding sequence ATGACGGCACCGCCGTACCCGCCAGCGGGCGGCTACCCGGCCGAGCCGCAGCAACCGCGCGGGACGGGCGGAGCCCACGCCCGCCCGACCCAGACCACCGGGCGTCACGAGGACGTCGGGGATGTGTCGCTCGGCGAGCTGGTCGGTGACGTCACCCGCGACCTGTCGACGCTGATGCGCCAGGAATTCGCGCTCGCAAGGGCCGAGCTCAAGCAGGAGGCGTCGAAGTCCGCGAAGGGGGCCGGCGCGTTCGGCGGGGCCGGGTTCGCCGGCTACATGACGGTCCTGTTCCTGTCGATCGCGCTGTGGTGGGCGCTGTCGCACCTGGTCGGGCACAGCTGGTCGGCGCTGATCGTCGCGGTGATCTGGGGCATCGTCGCCGCGGTGCTCGCCGCCGTGGGACGCAGGAAGTTCCGCGAGGTCAACCCGACTCCCGAGCGCACGGTCGACACCCTCAAGACCATTCCGGACGCCCTCAAGGGCGAGCGAGGAGGTACCCCGTGA
- a CDS encoding DUF3618 domain-containing protein, whose amino-acid sequence MTTASEPEQIRAEIERTQTALGQDVDALTEKVTPKKIVERRVDRARSTMGRWKENVMGASPVGRGDVTSAAQGAAGTVSQAAQSVSGTAASTVSEAASTVSDAASTGAQALQQAPEVIRQQARGNPLAAGLIAFGAGWLVSSLLPASRKEQELAGQAKDMAQQVAQPLGQTVGQAASEVKENLREPAQQAVESVRSTATEAGQTVAEEGKAAAGQVQGRAQDATGTVRERATNG is encoded by the coding sequence GTGACCACTGCGAGCGAGCCCGAGCAGATCCGCGCGGAGATCGAGCGGACGCAGACGGCGCTGGGGCAGGACGTCGACGCCCTGACCGAGAAGGTGACTCCGAAGAAGATCGTCGAGCGCCGGGTCGACCGCGCCCGGTCGACCATGGGCAGGTGGAAGGAGAACGTGATGGGCGCGAGCCCGGTGGGCAGGGGTGACGTGACGTCCGCGGCTCAGGGAGCGGCCGGGACCGTCTCGCAGGCCGCGCAGTCGGTCTCCGGTACGGCTGCCTCGACGGTGTCGGAAGCCGCCTCGACGGTGTCGGATGCCGCCTCGACCGGCGCCCAGGCGCTGCAGCAGGCACCGGAGGTGATCCGGCAGCAGGCCAGGGGCAACCCGCTGGCAGCCGGGCTCATCGCCTTCGGCGCGGGCTGGTTGGTCTCCTCACTGCTCCCGGCGAGCCGCAAGGAGCAGGAGCTCGCCGGTCAGGCCAAGGACATGGCCCAGCAGGTGGCGCAGCCGCTCGGCCAGACCGTGGGCCAGGCAGCTTCCGAGGTGAAGGAGAACCTCCGCGAGCCCGCGCAGCAGGCGGTGGAGTCGGTGAGGTCGACCGCCACCGAGGCAGGTCAGACCGTCGCCGAGGAGGGCAAGGCGGCCGCCGGGCAGGTGCAGGGCCGCGCGCAGGACGCCACCGGCACCGTCCGGGAGCGCGCGACGAACGGCTGA
- a CDS encoding TetR/AcrR family transcriptional regulator, with amino-acid sequence MSSDADADRDERAGPGRRPLSRELIIDTAIEFVDQHGLTALTMRRLGKQLGVEAMSLYRYVNGREDLLEGIVDRMVAELHLNQGRNELHPATGWQAYLQWLAHAVRRLAREHPDLFPLIATRHPAAPWLRPPLRSVRVVEDFLATLIARGFSDAHAVMAYRAFSSFLLGYLLLEASLLGARSSLPEEPLDEGESDVPGADQKLDLDTFPHIRRLEEQLSEDHAGAEFEQALEDLLDRLDRFLTE; translated from the coding sequence ATGAGCAGCGACGCCGACGCCGACCGGGACGAACGTGCCGGGCCCGGGCGTCGCCCCCTGTCCCGCGAGCTGATCATCGACACCGCGATCGAGTTCGTCGACCAGCACGGCCTGACAGCGCTGACGATGCGCCGCCTGGGCAAGCAGCTCGGTGTCGAGGCGATGTCCCTGTACCGCTACGTCAACGGTCGGGAGGACCTCCTCGAAGGCATCGTGGACCGCATGGTGGCCGAGCTGCACCTGAACCAGGGCCGCAACGAGCTGCATCCGGCGACCGGGTGGCAGGCCTACCTCCAGTGGCTCGCCCACGCCGTTCGGAGGCTGGCGCGCGAGCACCCCGACCTCTTCCCGCTGATCGCGACGAGGCACCCCGCCGCGCCGTGGCTGCGGCCGCCGCTGCGCAGCGTGCGCGTGGTCGAGGACTTCCTCGCCACGTTGATCGCCAGGGGGTTCAGCGACGCCCACGCGGTGATGGCCTACCGGGCGTTCTCGAGCTTCCTGCTCGGGTACCTGCTGCTCGAGGCGAGCCTCCTGGGGGCGCGGTCGTCGCTCCCGGAAGAACCGCTCGACGAAGGGGAGTCCGACGTTCCGGGCGCCGACCAGAAGCTCGACCTCGACACGTTCCCGCACATCCGACGGCTGGAGGAACAACTCTCCGAGGACCACGCGGGCGCGGAGTTCGAGCAAGCGCTGGAAGACCTGCTGGACCGGCTCGACCGCTTCCTCACGGAGTAG
- a CDS encoding PLP-dependent aminotransferase family protein has protein sequence MTESTEPVINETNPGLRIELGDLGTRGSRALADGLADALRHAVRGGRLPAGTRLPASRSLAADLAVSRGVVVRAYEQLVAEGYLQAHTGRGTVVSDVHTGGSAAPPPVRPFEPGNPGVPALGAFPRTEWLRALETAMRSLPDAELGYGDPRGHPRLRRALAAYLGRTRAVVAPLDRIVVTGGFAQAARVIAEALVRHDVTAVGVEDPGSVGVVETWRVGGLGTHPIPVDEHGIDVDVLAASDLRAVSVTPAHQFPTGAVLAPARRTALLEWAVARDAVVIEDDYDAEYRYDRSPVGALQGLAPDRVVYGGSISKTLAPGLRLGWVVAPAWLATTLTEVKHWADIAEPVLDQVALAVFIETGALDRHIRRMAVRYAERRRALLAAVARHLPGWSVTGVAAGLHAVLTPVRPMPPDALDAMAHAPGALRAIPLSAYAQSARPRTGLVVGYGSLTNDRIERGIAAMASMVQ, from the coding sequence GTGACCGAGTCCACCGAGCCCGTGATCAACGAGACCAATCCGGGGTTGCGCATCGAGCTCGGCGATCTCGGGACCCGCGGCTCGCGGGCACTAGCCGACGGGCTCGCCGACGCCCTGCGGCACGCCGTCCGCGGCGGCAGGCTCCCCGCCGGCACGCGGCTGCCGGCGTCGCGCAGCCTCGCCGCCGACCTCGCGGTCTCCCGCGGGGTGGTCGTCCGCGCGTACGAGCAGCTCGTGGCCGAGGGCTACCTGCAGGCGCACACCGGGCGCGGCACCGTGGTCAGCGACGTCCACACGGGCGGGAGCGCGGCACCGCCGCCCGTGCGCCCGTTCGAGCCGGGCAACCCCGGCGTCCCGGCGCTGGGCGCGTTCCCCCGCACGGAGTGGCTGCGGGCCCTGGAGACGGCGATGCGGTCGCTGCCCGACGCCGAGCTGGGCTACGGCGACCCCAGGGGCCACCCCCGGCTGCGCCGCGCGCTCGCCGCCTACCTGGGGCGGACCCGTGCCGTTGTGGCCCCGCTGGACCGCATCGTCGTGACCGGCGGATTCGCGCAGGCGGCCCGCGTGATCGCCGAGGCGCTGGTCCGCCACGACGTCACCGCGGTCGGCGTCGAGGATCCCGGCTCGGTCGGGGTCGTCGAGACCTGGCGGGTGGGCGGCCTCGGCACGCACCCGATCCCGGTGGACGAGCACGGCATCGACGTCGACGTGCTCGCCGCGTCGGATCTGCGCGCCGTGTCGGTGACCCCGGCCCACCAGTTCCCCACCGGCGCCGTACTCGCCCCCGCCCGCCGCACGGCGCTGCTGGAGTGGGCCGTCGCCCGGGACGCCGTGGTGATCGAGGACGACTACGACGCCGAGTACCGCTACGACCGCTCCCCCGTCGGCGCGCTGCAGGGCCTCGCCCCGGACCGCGTCGTGTACGGCGGCAGCATCTCCAAGACCCTCGCCCCCGGCCTGCGGCTCGGCTGGGTCGTCGCGCCCGCCTGGCTCGCCACCACGCTCACCGAGGTCAAGCACTGGGCCGACATCGCGGAACCGGTGCTCGACCAGGTGGCGCTCGCCGTGTTCATCGAGACCGGCGCGCTCGACCGGCACATCCGCCGGATGGCCGTCCGGTACGCGGAACGCCGCCGCGCGCTGCTGGCCGCGGTCGCCCGGCACCTGCCCGGCTGGTCCGTCACCGGCGTCGCCGCCGGCCTGCACGCCGTGCTGACGCCCGTGCGCCCGATGCCACCCGACGCGCTCGACGCCATGGCCCACGCCCCCGGCGCGCTGCGCGCGATCCCGCTCTCCGCCTACGCGCAGTCGGCCCGGCCGCGGACGGGCCTCGTCGTCGGCTACGGCTCCCTCACCAACGACCGGATCGAGCGAGGAATCGCCGCGATGGCATCGATGGTGCAATGA
- a CDS encoding B3/B4 domain-containing protein: MFRYDRAVLDRYPDVRAGVVVAAGLTNGPTPPALFERYRTAQKEVADRLATTPPAALPSIAAWRRAFAAFGAKPTQYRSAAEALLRRLGKQGDIPSINTLVDLGNLVSIRHALPVAVVDLAGIDGDITVRFATGSERFTDLGSDEPVAPDPGEVVFVDRSGVACARRWCWRQSAQSATRETTTDALVVVEGLHDGAERDVAAAREEIVALLREFQPGATLA; encoded by the coding sequence GTGTTCCGCTACGACCGAGCCGTGCTCGACCGGTACCCGGATGTCCGCGCCGGGGTCGTCGTCGCCGCCGGCCTCACCAACGGCCCGACGCCACCCGCGCTTTTCGAGCGCTACCGCACCGCCCAGAAGGAGGTCGCGGACCGGCTCGCGACCACCCCACCCGCCGCGCTGCCCTCGATCGCCGCCTGGCGCCGCGCGTTCGCCGCGTTCGGGGCGAAACCCACGCAGTACCGCAGCGCCGCGGAGGCCCTGCTGCGGCGGCTCGGCAAGCAGGGCGACATCCCGTCGATCAACACGCTCGTCGATCTCGGCAACCTCGTGTCGATCCGGCACGCGCTCCCGGTCGCGGTCGTGGACCTCGCCGGGATCGACGGCGACATCACCGTGCGCTTCGCCACCGGATCCGAGCGGTTCACCGACCTCGGGTCGGACGAACCGGTCGCCCCGGACCCGGGCGAGGTGGTGTTCGTCGACCGGTCCGGGGTCGCGTGCGCCCGGCGCTGGTGCTGGCGGCAGAGCGCCCAGAGCGCCACCCGGGAGACCACCACGGACGCACTCGTCGTCGTCGAGGGCCTGCACGACGGGGCGGAGCGCGACGTCGCCGCGGCCCGGGAGGAGATCGTGGCGCTCCTGCGCGAGTTCCAACCGGGCGCGACGCTCGCCTGA
- a CDS encoding LLM class F420-dependent oxidoreductase — translation MKIGLHIADFTYPSGPAHLAEDLTRIATTAEEHGFTRVSVMDHLWQISVLGPPEHEMLEAYTTLGYLAARTSRVELLAWVTAVTYREPGMLAKIVSTLDVLSGGRAMLGIGAAWNGDEANGLGLTFPPTAERFERLEETLQIVQQMWSEEEEPYAGTHYRLDRTLNRPQPLRRPPILIGGGGEKKTLRLVAQYAQACNLFAFDDVDRKLDVLRGHCEAVGRDYDEIEKTVMLPLDVGERGEKVDALRAELERLAKLGVHEVHGWVPRVWELTPLEIIGRELVPVAEEL, via the coding sequence GTGAAGATCGGCCTGCACATCGCGGACTTCACCTACCCGTCGGGCCCGGCGCACCTCGCCGAGGACCTGACCCGCATCGCGACCACCGCCGAAGAACACGGGTTCACCCGCGTGAGCGTCATGGACCACCTGTGGCAGATCAGCGTGCTCGGCCCACCCGAGCACGAGATGCTCGAGGCCTACACGACGCTGGGCTACCTGGCCGCGCGCACGTCGCGCGTGGAGCTGCTGGCCTGGGTCACCGCGGTGACCTACCGCGAGCCGGGGATGCTGGCCAAGATCGTCAGCACGCTCGACGTGCTGTCCGGCGGGCGGGCCATGCTCGGGATCGGGGCCGCCTGGAACGGCGACGAGGCCAACGGGCTCGGGTTGACGTTCCCACCCACCGCCGAGCGCTTCGAGCGGCTCGAGGAGACCCTGCAGATCGTGCAGCAGATGTGGAGCGAGGAGGAGGAGCCCTACGCCGGCACGCACTACCGGCTCGACCGCACGCTCAACCGGCCCCAGCCGCTGCGCCGCCCGCCCATCCTGATCGGTGGGGGCGGGGAGAAGAAGACGCTGCGGTTGGTGGCGCAGTACGCGCAGGCGTGCAACCTGTTCGCCTTCGACGACGTCGATCGCAAGCTCGACGTGCTGCGCGGGCACTGCGAGGCCGTGGGCCGCGACTACGACGAGATCGAGAAGACCGTGATGCTCCCGCTCGACGTCGGGGAGCGCGGTGAGAAGGTCGACGCCTTGCGGGCGGAGCTGGAGCGGCTCGCCAAGCTCGGCGTGCACGAGGTGCACGGCTGGGTGCCACGGGTCTGGGAGCTGACCCCGCTGGAGATCATCGGCCGCGAGCTGGTGCCGGTGGCCGAGGAGCTCTGA
- the rpsT gene encoding 30S ribosomal protein S20 translates to MANIKSQIKRVKTNEKRRLRNKSVKSAVRTAVRQFREAAEAGDTEKATQLQRAASRALDKAASKGVIHKNQAANRKSAMAKRVDAL, encoded by the coding sequence GTGGCCAACATCAAGTCCCAGATCAAGCGGGTCAAGACCAACGAGAAGCGCCGTCTGCGCAACAAGTCGGTCAAGTCCGCCGTCCGCACGGCCGTGCGGCAGTTCCGCGAGGCCGCCGAGGCAGGCGACACCGAGAAGGCCACGCAGCTGCAGCGCGCGGCCTCCCGGGCCCTGGACAAGGCCGCCAGCAAGGGCGTCATCCACAAGAACCAGGCCGCCAACCGCAAGTCGGCGATGGCCAAGCGCGTCGACGCGCTCTGA
- a CDS encoding MFS transporter, whose translation MAAAPGSELDSAAGWRTVAAAFVSMAVVFGVGYSFGAFFVPMATEFGTGSGATSLVFAITAFCWFQLSPVTGRIADRVGPRPVLLAGAVALAAGLLLTATVRELWVGYLTYGAGVGIAVACGYVPLVAAVGGWFERRRAVAMAVAVAGIGVGTLLGAPLAAALIEAIGWRGTHVVFGVAGAVLLVGCAAAVRRPPQPPDGASGPSLRALAGTAAFRWMYATTLLAAFALFVPVVHLPAYAAARGASPVAGAALVGIIGVASVVGRIALGAVADRLGRVRTFQASFAVLAAAFAVWLGHVALGGPFAVLVAFAVVLGVGYGGWIALQPAVIADMFGVRGLGWVVGLMYTAAGIGALLGVPVAGALVDATGGYGWAAGVAGLCGLGAFAATIPLSRADFVGESDAL comes from the coding sequence GTGGCAGCGGCGCCGGGATCCGAGCTCGACTCGGCTGCCGGCTGGCGCACGGTCGCGGCGGCCTTCGTGTCCATGGCCGTCGTGTTCGGCGTCGGGTACAGCTTCGGGGCCTTCTTCGTGCCGATGGCCACGGAGTTCGGCACCGGCAGCGGTGCCACCTCCCTCGTCTTCGCGATCACCGCCTTCTGCTGGTTCCAGCTCAGCCCCGTCACGGGGCGCATCGCCGACCGGGTCGGCCCCCGGCCGGTGCTCCTGGCCGGCGCGGTCGCGCTCGCCGCCGGGCTGCTGCTCACCGCGACCGTGCGCGAGCTGTGGGTCGGCTACCTCACCTACGGCGCAGGGGTCGGGATCGCCGTCGCCTGCGGGTACGTGCCGCTGGTCGCTGCCGTCGGCGGCTGGTTCGAGCGGCGCCGGGCCGTCGCGATGGCGGTCGCGGTGGCCGGGATCGGCGTCGGCACGCTGCTCGGCGCGCCGCTCGCGGCCGCGCTGATCGAGGCGATCGGCTGGCGCGGTACGCACGTCGTGTTCGGGGTGGCCGGCGCGGTGCTGCTCGTCGGGTGTGCGGCAGCGGTCCGGCGCCCGCCGCAGCCGCCCGACGGCGCGAGCGGCCCATCGCTGCGGGCGTTGGCCGGGACGGCGGCGTTCCGCTGGATGTACGCCACCACGCTGCTCGCCGCGTTCGCGCTGTTCGTGCCGGTGGTGCACCTTCCGGCGTACGCCGCGGCGCGCGGCGCGAGCCCGGTGGCGGGAGCGGCGCTCGTCGGGATCATCGGGGTCGCCAGCGTCGTCGGACGGATCGCGCTCGGGGCGGTCGCCGACCGGTTGGGGCGGGTGCGCACCTTCCAGGCGAGCTTCGCCGTGCTCGCGGCGGCGTTCGCGGTCTGGCTCGGCCATGTCGCGCTGGGAGGGCCCTTCGCGGTGCTGGTCGCGTTCGCCGTGGTGCTCGGCGTCGGTTACGGCGGCTGGATCGCGCTGCAGCCCGCGGTGATCGCCGACATGTTCGGCGTGCGCGGCCTGGGCTGGGTGGTCGGGCTCATGTACACCGCGGCCGGGATCGGGGCGCTGCTGGGCGTCCCCGTCGCGGGCGCGCTGGTGGACGCGACCGGCGGCTACGGCTGGGCCGCGGGGGTGGCGGGCCTCTGCGGGCTCGGCGCCTTCGCCGCCACGATCCCGCTGAGCCGGGCCGATTTCGTGGGGGAATCCGACGCGCTGTAG
- a CDS encoding NADP-dependent oxidoreductase, translated as MEAPSLDTSATTSRAVQFESFGGPDALSVREVPVPHAVSGQIRVRVAAAGLNPMDWFMTSDAETAARFGLSLPCGFGTDYAGVVDQVGDGVSEFAVGDRVFGGALSRAVADHVVVDEAGTIAVGGEAHRTPDGVDDRTAATLAIAGCTAAAALAVVDPGPGDTVLIGGAGGGVGVFAVQLARLAGARVIGTGSATSADALRALGAEPVTYGDGLVDRVRALAPAGVTAAMDLHGTDTAQAARELGVPDERITTIAAQVDGITPANGADAAPGAIEEIAGLVAAGRLRVPIAASFPVEQIRAAVELQAGRHVHGKVVIDL; from the coding sequence ATGGAAGCACCGAGCCTCGACACGTCGGCGACCACGAGCCGGGCGGTCCAGTTCGAGTCGTTCGGCGGACCGGACGCCTTGAGCGTCCGCGAGGTACCCGTGCCGCACGCCGTCTCGGGGCAGATCCGCGTGCGGGTCGCCGCGGCCGGCCTGAACCCGATGGACTGGTTCATGACCTCTGACGCGGAGACCGCCGCGCGATTCGGCTTGAGCCTGCCGTGCGGGTTCGGCACCGACTACGCCGGGGTGGTGGACCAGGTCGGTGACGGCGTGAGCGAGTTCGCGGTCGGTGACCGGGTGTTCGGCGGCGCCCTGTCCCGCGCGGTCGCCGACCACGTCGTGGTGGACGAGGCGGGGACCATCGCGGTGGGCGGCGAGGCGCACCGCACCCCTGACGGCGTCGACGACCGCACCGCTGCCACCCTCGCCATTGCGGGCTGCACGGCGGCCGCAGCTCTGGCCGTGGTCGACCCGGGCCCGGGCGACACGGTGCTCATCGGCGGCGCGGGAGGCGGGGTAGGCGTGTTCGCCGTCCAGCTCGCGCGCCTCGCGGGCGCGCGGGTGATCGGGACGGGGTCGGCGACCTCGGCCGATGCCCTGCGAGCCCTGGGGGCCGAGCCGGTCACCTATGGCGATGGTCTGGTCGACCGGGTCCGTGCGCTGGCTCCCGCCGGCGTCACCGCGGCCATGGACCTGCACGGGACGGACACGGCGCAGGCGGCACGCGAACTCGGCGTGCCCGACGAGCGCATCACCACCATCGCCGCCCAGGTCGACGGGATCACGCCGGCGAACGGCGCCGACGCAGCCCCGGGCGCCATCGAGGAGATCGCCGGCCTGGTCGCGGCGGGTCGGCTCCGGGTGCCGATCGCGGCGAGCTTTCCGGTCGAGCAGATCCGTGCAGCAGTCGAGCTCCAGGCGGGGCGCCACGTGCACGGGAAGGTCGTCATCGACCTCTAG
- a CDS encoding TetR/AcrR family transcriptional regulator gives MAAAEIRRPRADATRNREQLLAVATRLFASAEAEPSMRAIANEAGVGIATLYRHFPTREALVDAVYRDQVSRLTAGARELLARLGPPAALRRWMDLFGEWIATKNGMLDTLLAMVESGEIAHAHTRTELLAAIDDILEAGRRSGELRADVPAEDIAAALIGIFTVAGSPEHEGMAARLLNLLMDGLRPTRGG, from the coding sequence TTGGCCGCCGCAGAGATCCGCAGACCGCGGGCGGACGCGACGCGCAACCGCGAACAGCTGCTGGCCGTGGCGACCCGCTTGTTCGCTTCGGCCGAGGCCGAGCCGTCGATGCGCGCGATCGCCAACGAAGCCGGGGTCGGCATCGCCACCCTCTACCGGCACTTCCCCACGCGCGAGGCGCTGGTCGACGCGGTCTACCGGGACCAGGTCTCGCGGCTCACCGCCGGTGCCCGTGAGCTACTCGCCCGGCTCGGCCCGCCCGCGGCGCTGCGACGCTGGATGGACCTGTTCGGGGAGTGGATCGCGACCAAGAACGGGATGCTCGACACTCTGCTCGCGATGGTCGAATCGGGCGAGATCGCCCATGCCCACACCCGGACCGAGCTGCTCGCGGCCATCGACGACATCCTCGAAGCCGGCCGCAGGAGCGGGGAACTCCGCGCCGACGTCCCCGCTGAAGACATCGCTGCCGCTCTCATCGGCATCTTCACCGTGGCCGGCTCGCCAGAGCACGAAGGGATGGCGGCTCGCCTGCTGAACCTCCTGATGGACGGACTCCGGCCAACCCGAGGTGGCTGA
- a CDS encoding GGDEF domain-containing protein, with amino-acid sequence MTSTRTAAECALLRGAPECECTRDSAGLTEEQIVTRALTKMRFEQRADRAGKAAARRGLDAMLDQARAAGPSTLVSELLRMSIMIRLLGEDETDADEVEALLQEFIELAELDADLRRLGEAATLRAHRTTVFGHGENALADAASAFAILTEIGGPAPDEDPARWSRYLSRSLNGLVIVLLKLGSHELADEVSQRAVAVAEGTGSLMDRLVHQLNRVRLQLSWALRLERGGRDAAATTRFAAAAHTAQSAAALWTTAMRTGRPATEECSVIGAAYALAQPGPHHLDMLVALHPMAHFAEDRVVLAIATARCLLTAGHPDDAIAALVPLQAELRDGSPAGTVLALALHREVARVDHIARGGTPSETLQLYAAALESELWALHEARHTALRSHAEHHRLAREHDSVAAQALQDPLTGLPNRRALDMWLAEVVADPAGQPCAVALIDLDGFKDVNDERSHAAGDEVLRVIAESLRSTLRARDLVARYGGDEFVVVMPATPLPIACAALGRAAAAVAALPFEVAAGVTTSIGVVRAPLDGEPAAALAAADAAMYRAKHAGGNRVVSGAAVPVAGC; translated from the coding sequence GTGACTTCGACGCGCACGGCTGCCGAGTGCGCCCTGCTGAGAGGGGCGCCGGAGTGCGAGTGCACGCGGGACAGCGCAGGCCTCACCGAGGAGCAGATCGTCACCCGGGCGCTCACCAAGATGCGTTTCGAGCAGCGGGCCGACCGCGCCGGCAAGGCCGCCGCACGCCGCGGGCTGGACGCGATGCTCGACCAGGCCCGCGCGGCAGGCCCGTCCACGCTGGTCTCCGAGCTGCTCCGGATGAGCATCATGATCCGGCTCCTCGGCGAGGACGAGACCGACGCCGACGAGGTCGAGGCGCTGCTGCAGGAGTTCATCGAGCTCGCCGAGCTCGACGCCGACCTGCGCCGCCTCGGCGAGGCCGCCACCCTGCGCGCGCACCGCACCACCGTGTTCGGTCACGGGGAGAACGCGCTCGCCGACGCCGCCTCCGCGTTCGCCATCCTCACCGAAATCGGCGGGCCGGCACCGGACGAGGACCCGGCGCGCTGGTCGCGCTACCTGTCCCGCAGCCTCAACGGGCTGGTGATCGTGCTGCTCAAGCTGGGCTCGCACGAGCTCGCCGACGAGGTATCCCAGCGCGCCGTCGCCGTCGCCGAGGGCACGGGCTCGCTGATGGACCGGCTGGTGCACCAGCTCAACCGGGTCCGCCTGCAACTGTCGTGGGCGTTGCGGCTCGAACGCGGCGGGCGCGACGCAGCCGCCACCACGCGGTTCGCCGCCGCCGCGCACACCGCGCAGTCAGCGGCGGCGCTCTGGACCACCGCGATGCGCACCGGGCGACCCGCCACCGAGGAGTGCTCGGTGATCGGTGCCGCGTACGCGCTGGCGCAGCCGGGGCCGCACCACCTCGACATGCTCGTCGCCCTGCACCCGATGGCGCACTTCGCCGAGGACCGCGTCGTGCTGGCCATCGCCACGGCGCGGTGCCTGCTCACGGCGGGCCACCCCGACGACGCCATCGCGGCGCTCGTCCCCCTGCAGGCCGAGCTGCGCGACGGCTCGCCGGCAGGCACCGTGCTCGCGCTCGCGCTGCACCGCGAGGTCGCGCGGGTGGACCACATCGCCCGCGGCGGCACCCCGTCCGAGACGCTGCAGCTCTACGCCGCCGCGCTGGAGAGCGAGCTCTGGGCGCTGCACGAGGCACGCCACACGGCGCTGCGCAGCCACGCCGAACACCACCGCCTCGCCCGCGAGCACGACTCCGTCGCCGCTCAGGCGTTGCAGGACCCGCTCACCGGGCTGCCCAACCGCAGGGCCCTCGACATGTGGCTGGCCGAGGTCGTCGCCGACCCCGCCGGGCAGCCGTGCGCGGTGGCGCTCATCGACCTCGACGGCTTCAAGGACGTCAACGACGAACGCTCGCACGCGGCGGGTGACGAGGTGCTGCGCGTGATCGCCGAGTCCCTGCGCTCCACCCTCCGGGCGCGGGACCTCGTGGCCCGCTACGGTGGCGACGAGTTCGTGGTCGTCATGCCGGCCACGCCGCTTCCGATCGCCTGCGCGGCGCTGGGGCGTGCCGCCGCCGCGGTGGCAGCACTGCCGTTCGAGGTCGCGGCAGGCGTCACGACGTCCATCGGCGTGGTCCGCGCCCCGCTGGACGGCGAGCCGGCCGCCGCGCTCGCCGCGGCCGACGCCGCGATGTACCGGGCCAAGCACGCAGGCGGCAACCGGGTGGTCAGCGGCGCCGCGGTGCCCGTCGCAGGGTGCTGA